In Leisingera sp. NJS204, the DNA window CCAACGTCATGGATGCTGACGGCGGGCCAGTGCCCGAGACCGGCTCGATCAAAGGCAATGTCACCGGCACCTTCTTTCACCTGATCACCGGAGAGCAGGCATGAGCGGCTTTGTCAGCTTTGTCTCTTCCGGCCCCGGTGATCCGGAGCTGCTGACCGTGAAGGCGGTCAAACGGCTGGAGGCGGCGGATGCGGTGCTGTTTGACGATCTGTCGTCGGGGCCGATCCTGAGCCATGCCCGCGAAGACGCCGATCTGGTCGGCGTCGGCAAACGGGCCGGCCGCCCCTCGCCCAAACAGGACCATGTGAGCCGGCTTTTGGTGGATTATGCCTCCTCCGGTCTCAATGTGGTGCGGCTGAAGTCGGGCGACGCGGGCGTTTTCGGGCGGCTTGAGGAGGAAATGACAGCGCTGCGCGAAGCAGGCATTGCGTTTGAGATCGTGCCCGGTGTGACCGCAGCCTCGGCGGCGGCGGCGGCGGCAAACATCCCGCTCACCCGGCGCAAGACGGCACGGCGGCTGCAATTCATCACCGGCCATGACGTGACCGGCGGATTGCCGGATGACCTGAACATGGCAGCCCTTGCAGATGGCGAAGCCACCACGGTTGTGTATATGGGCAAGCGCACCTTTGCCGACCTGTCGGAAAAGCTGATGGAAGCCGGCCTGCCGGACGCCACACCGGCGCTGGTGGCGCTTGGCGTCTCGACGCCGGAACAGTCGCTGCACCGCCACACTGTGGGCGAGCTGCCCGGTCTGCTGCGGGAGATGAAAACCTCTGCGCCGGTGCTGATCCTTTACGGCCCGCTGGCAGAGCCGGAATGAGACCGGACCTTGAGAAAGACACAGCCATGATAGAGCTTAGCCTGATCGGCATCGGCACCGGCAACCCGCAGCACATGACGCTGCAGGCGATCGACGCGCTGAATGCGCAGGACCTGATCCTGATCCCCAACAAAGGTGCCGGCAAGGACGATCTGGCCGGCCTGCGGCGCGCTATCTGCAACCGGGCATTCAAGGGCGATGGC includes these proteins:
- the cobA gene encoding uroporphyrinogen-III C-methyltransferase; this encodes MSGFVSFVSSGPGDPELLTVKAVKRLEAADAVLFDDLSSGPILSHAREDADLVGVGKRAGRPSPKQDHVSRLLVDYASSGLNVVRLKSGDAGVFGRLEEEMTALREAGIAFEIVPGVTAASAAAAAANIPLTRRKTARRLQFITGHDVTGGLPDDLNMAALADGEATTVVYMGKRTFADLSEKLMEAGLPDATPALVALGVSTPEQSLHRHTVGELPGLLREMKTSAPVLILYGPLAEPE